One window from the genome of Desulforamulus ruminis DSM 2154 encodes:
- a CDS encoding DMT family transporter, whose product MYPLHQYVRGFLFLVGATSLWGISGTVAKYLFNQQVDPFHLVTVRLTLSFLILFAYLAFAKPDLLRVKKSDLRYLTILGLGIAMVQFSYFYTISQTNVATAVFLQYLAPGMMVAYAFAFQGERVGGAKLAALLLTLGGGYLILVGVPGGGFAVNTRGFISGIVSALSLAFYTIYGKIGLSGLNPWTLLVYGFGFGALGANLLTPPWVTLVGHSANEWGFFLYIAVFATVIPFGLYFKGLKDLSTVITGLTSTLEPVVAAAVAFLVLGERMYPLQLLGCGMILSGVVFIQCLPRAGAVKVTKTQKSPI is encoded by the coding sequence GTGTACCCTTTGCATCAATATGTTCGGGGTTTTTTATTTTTAGTGGGTGCCACCAGTTTGTGGGGTATTTCCGGAACAGTGGCGAAATATTTGTTCAATCAGCAGGTGGACCCCTTTCATCTGGTTACCGTCCGCTTGACTTTGTCCTTTCTGATTTTATTTGCTTATCTGGCCTTTGCTAAACCAGATCTGCTGCGGGTAAAGAAATCCGATTTACGCTACCTTACCATCCTGGGTCTGGGAATTGCCATGGTGCAGTTCAGTTATTTCTATACCATCAGCCAGACCAATGTGGCCACCGCTGTTTTTTTACAGTATTTAGCCCCCGGTATGATGGTTGCCTATGCCTTTGCCTTTCAAGGGGAAAGGGTGGGGGGAGCCAAGCTGGCCGCCTTGTTATTGACCCTGGGGGGTGGTTACCTGATTTTGGTAGGAGTTCCCGGCGGGGGATTTGCCGTCAACACCCGGGGATTCATCAGCGGCATCGTATCTGCCCTGTCCCTGGCTTTTTATACCATTTACGGCAAGATCGGTTTATCCGGTTTAAATCCCTGGACCCTGCTGGTTTATGGATTTGGTTTCGGGGCCCTGGGAGCGAACCTTTTAACGCCACCCTGGGTAACCCTGGTGGGGCACAGCGCCAACGAATGGGGATTCTTTCTTTATATTGCCGTTTTCGCCACGGTGATTCCCTTTGGCCTGTATTTCAAAGGGCTTAAAGATTTGAGCACCGTGATTACCGGCTTAACCAGCACGTTGGAACCGGTTGTGGCCGCGGCGGTGGCTTTTCTGGTGCTGGGAGAGAGGATGTATCCGCTGCAGTTGCTGGGATGCGGTATGATCTTGTCCGGCGTGGTTTTCATCCAGTGTTTACCCCGGGCCGGGGCGGTTAAAGTCACCAAAACACAAAAAAGTCCTATTTAA
- a CDS encoding energy-coupling factor ABC transporter permease — protein MHIPDGFLDTKTWAAAAVLSAGALSYSLKKTREQLTDRQVPTLGVMAAFVFAAQMINFPIAGGTSGHLLGAALATALLGPFSASIVLTSVLAIQCFVFLDGGLTVLGANIFNMGVVGVWTSVAIYGLFKKYTKSPAGIAVVAFLASWTSVMMAALAVALELAVSGTVPLSVALPAMLGVHALIGIGEGLITAVVVLVVLNAGYCPNGLKKGEACYE, from the coding sequence ATGCATATTCCAGATGGGTTTCTGGACACCAAGACTTGGGCTGCTGCTGCGGTTTTAAGTGCCGGGGCGTTAAGCTACAGTCTTAAAAAGACCCGGGAACAGCTTACCGACCGGCAGGTCCCGACCCTGGGCGTGATGGCGGCCTTTGTGTTTGCAGCCCAGATGATCAATTTCCCCATTGCCGGAGGCACCTCCGGACACCTTTTGGGAGCGGCCTTGGCCACAGCCCTGCTGGGACCCTTTAGTGCCAGCATTGTTCTAACCAGCGTATTGGCCATTCAGTGTTTTGTTTTTCTTGACGGAGGGCTGACCGTTCTGGGAGCCAACATCTTCAACATGGGCGTTGTGGGGGTTTGGACCTCGGTAGCCATTTATGGCCTTTTTAAAAAGTATACCAAGAGTCCGGCGGGCATTGCTGTTGTCGCCTTTTTAGCCTCATGGACTTCGGTCATGATGGCTGCTTTGGCGGTAGCCCTGGAACTGGCTGTTTCCGGAACGGTTCCCTTGTCGGTGGCCTTGCCGGCAATGCTGGGAGTCCATGCTCTGATTGGCATTGGAGAAGGTTTAATCACGGCTGTGGTGGTGCTGGTGGTTTTGAATGCGGGCTACTGTCCCAACGGATTGAAAAAGGGGGAAGCCTGTTATGAATAA
- a CDS encoding PDGLE domain-containing protein yields the protein MNKKLCYGLLISLLVASFLSPWASPHPDGLEKVAEELHFLVNAEGKEVLNSPIPDYIMPGIGDESVATGAAGIVGTLLTFGLIVGLRRLLVKKETHPAADAMGNREAHEGR from the coding sequence ATGAATAAAAAACTATGTTATGGTTTGCTAATATCTCTCCTGGTGGCGTCCTTTTTATCTCCCTGGGCTTCGCCGCATCCGGACGGTCTGGAGAAGGTTGCGGAGGAGCTTCATTTTCTGGTCAACGCGGAGGGCAAAGAGGTTCTCAACTCCCCCATACCGGATTATATCATGCCCGGCATTGGCGATGAGTCTGTAGCCACCGGGGCAGCCGGTATTGTGGGAACTCTGTTGACCTTTGGTCTGATTGTGGGTCTCCGGAGACTGCTGGTTAAAAAAGAGACCCATCCTGCCGCTGATGCCATGGGGAACCGCGAAGCGCATGAGGGGCGTTGA